The following are encoded together in the Ezakiella massiliensis genome:
- a CDS encoding YerC/YecD family TrpR-related protein, producing the protein MDYNSRLKSEQTDSFFEAILKLETIEECYRFFEDICTIKEIQAISQRLEVAKQLRENKTYNEIEAETGASTATISRINRALNYGADGYNLIFKKLGLFED; encoded by the coding sequence ATGGATTATAACTCAAGACTAAAAAGCGAACAAACAGATAGCTTTTTCGAAGCGATTTTAAAGCTCGAAACAATTGAAGAATGCTACAGATTTTTTGAAGATATCTGCACAATTAAAGAAATTCAAGCAATTTCACAACGCTTAGAAGTAGCAAAACAACTTCGCGAAAACAAGACCTACAATGAAATTGAAGCTGAAACTGGTGCTTCAACAGCAACTATCAGCAGAATTAATCGTGCATTAAACTACGGAGCAGACGGCTACAACTTAATCTTTAAAAAATTAGGATTATTCGAGGACTAA
- a CDS encoding metal-dependent transcriptional regulator: protein MANESQEMYLKTILLLHLRNKSARSVDVANELGYSKASVSRAVGILKDEDYITIEQGGTLAFTEEGRKKALEVYDKYIFIKDALMMIGVDEETAHEDACKLEHVLSDKSIKKIKDLVMNKRR, encoded by the coding sequence ATGGCCAATGAATCCCAGGAGATGTATCTAAAGACAATTCTTTTGCTACATCTAAGAAACAAATCAGCCAGAAGTGTTGATGTTGCGAATGAATTGGGATATTCGAAAGCAAGTGTATCAAGAGCAGTTGGTATATTAAAAGACGAAGATTATATCACAATTGAACAAGGAGGCACCCTGGCATTTACAGAGGAGGGCAGAAAAAAAGCCCTGGAGGTCTACGATAAATATATCTTTATCAAAGATGCTCTGATGATGATCGGTGTTGACGAAGAAACGGCTCATGAAGACGCTTGTAAGCTTGAGCATGTTTTGAGTGATAAATCGATTAAAAAAATAAAAGACTTAGTAATGAACAAAAGACGCTAG
- a CDS encoding M3 family metallopeptidase: protein MKRQDVKKELTWDLTDLAKDHAEFDSKNKSAIELSKKLNGLKGTIKTADDINKVTGILNEMYELLDHTNHYADLTYSVDSSDEEAFKLVTEMNKVNKEVRENTIFLEDELMNLDENLLTEVMNQSPDAFVYIREIIKKKSRKLPFEVENALSKFSDTWAAPYEISEITKNNDIRFPDFQVNGKSYPMTFGFFEERYEANSDTNLRREAHRVFYEEMRKYQATLAAVYNSQLKMEKAFSEVKGFDSVFDYLLDMQDISRESYEHHVDTIKNELPKVMRKYAKKIKEKYKLDKMTYADLKAPLMPEFEKHISIESSKDYLSDGLKILGDDYVADTLKYIDNRWIDFAENEGKTTGAFCASVHNVHSYVLISWTGKMEDVFVLAHELGHAGHGRYTMRNNAYLNTESSMYVSECPSTMNEMIMSNYLIKNANDDETKNWVYTQMIERTYYHNFVTHGIEAVFQREVLRLIDKGESVNDKILNRIFRNVLEEFWGDEVEIIDGAELTWTRQPHYYMGLYPFTYQAGLSIATNVFKELMAGNENILKPYKEVLASGGHYLPKEWAGKLGVDIEGDFIKATIDFIGEIVDKIN from the coding sequence ATGAAGAGACAAGATGTAAAAAAAGAATTAACTTGGGATTTGACCGACTTGGCCAAAGACCATGCAGAATTTGATAGCAAAAATAAATCAGCTATCGAACTTTCTAAAAAACTTAATGGCCTAAAGGGCACAATCAAAACTGCTGATGACATCAACAAGGTCACAGGAATTTTAAATGAAATGTATGAGCTCTTGGACCATACAAATCATTATGCAGACTTGACTTATTCTGTTGACAGCTCTGACGAAGAAGCCTTTAAACTAGTCACAGAAATGAATAAGGTCAACAAAGAAGTTAGAGAAAACACAATTTTCTTGGAAGACGAGCTCATGAATTTAGATGAAAATCTTTTGACAGAAGTCATGAACCAATCTCCAGATGCCTTTGTATATATAAGGGAGATTATCAAGAAAAAATCAAGAAAACTTCCTTTTGAAGTTGAAAATGCTCTTTCAAAATTTTCAGACACCTGGGCGGCTCCTTATGAAATTTCTGAAATAACCAAGAACAACGACATTAGATTTCCAGATTTCCAAGTTAATGGCAAAAGCTATCCAATGACCTTTGGTTTTTTTGAAGAAAGATACGAGGCAAATTCAGATACAAATTTAAGAAGAGAGGCTCATAGAGTCTTTTATGAAGAAATGAGAAAATACCAAGCAACCTTGGCGGCCGTTTACAATTCCCAATTAAAAATGGAAAAGGCTTTCAGTGAAGTCAAGGGTTTTGATTCTGTTTTTGATTATCTCTTGGACATGCAAGATATTTCTAGAGAAAGTTATGAACACCATGTCGATACCATTAAAAACGAATTGCCAAAGGTCATGAGAAAGTATGCCAAGAAAATCAAAGAAAAATATAAGTTAGATAAGATGACCTATGCAGATTTAAAGGCTCCACTCATGCCAGAATTTGAAAAACATATTAGCATCGAATCCAGCAAGGACTATTTGAGTGATGGTTTAAAAATCCTTGGCGACGATTATGTAGCTGATACTTTAAAATATATAGACAATAGATGGATTGACTTTGCAGAGAATGAAGGCAAGACTACAGGTGCCTTCTGCGCATCTGTTCACAACGTTCACTCATACGTTCTGATCAGCTGGACAGGCAAGATGGAAGACGTCTTTGTCTTGGCCCACGAACTTGGCCACGCAGGTCATGGCAGGTACACGATGAGAAATAATGCCTACCTTAACACTGAGTCATCAATGTATGTGTCCGAATGTCCATCGACTATGAATGAAATGATTATGAGTAATTATCTGATCAAAAATGCAAACGATGACGAGACCAAAAACTGGGTCTATACACAAATGATCGAAAGAACTTATTATCACAACTTTGTAACACACGGAATCGAAGCAGTTTTCCAAAGAGAAGTCTTGAGACTAATCGATAAGGGCGAATCTGTTAACGATAAAATTTTAAATAGAATTTTTAGAAATGTCCTTGAAGAATTCTGGGGCGATGAAGTTGAAATAATCGATGGCGCTGAACTCACATGGACCAGACAGCCACATTATTATATGGGCCTTTATCCATTCACTTATCAAGCTGGACTTTCAATTGCCACCAATGTTTTCAAAGAGCTCATGGCTGGCAATGAAAATATTTTAAAACCATATAAGGAAGTCTTGGCAAGTGGCGGGCACTATTTGCCAAAAGAATGGGCTGGCAAACTTGGCGTAGATATTGAAGGCGACTTTATAAAAGCCACTATAGATTTTATTGGAGAAATTGTTGACAAGATAAATTAA
- a CDS encoding FtsX-like permease family protein, whose translation MKYSKHRVNLRLYHRIALYIFLVLEIALGSALLFYSYSQYIVDKKELDSTLKYIEDSTTSIMARPNTVEYLTYDDYTYINENIFKNTKSHYTVNATLNFEYSRTGKIALVFMSHDEMKETFGISPQAGTAYIGEEAKKVVEILSKLQKSRAQVTIDDGMVSFGAKGGHYLELNDMDIDFTANSIKFLNQEFEFMDMPVDTKEKMLITSPVIQTIENGKNESLLPNQPKGKYMIIVPVEYSRDIDKIIRPWQNRKMAEFYNNIAPRISIKNFEKAPEEIWQAIDYLKSKYPNANFAIDDPRASNEAWIEYKKQTMSKYLLISILLLVIVSVITSGIFLLLHQGRKKEIAISLACGSTVKDQIKELLMEISALIFYGMVVGVAAAYMYGDIAERRFFEKYKAYRGLNIKTNVEPFLILILAAVIILIISSALSIRATRKLNPIEILQNE comes from the coding sequence ATGAAATATTCCAAACATCGTGTAAATTTAAGATTGTATCATAGGATAGCCCTCTATATATTTTTAGTATTGGAAATAGCCCTGGGCTCTGCCCTCTTATTCTATTCATATTCACAGTATATAGTAGACAAAAAAGAGTTAGACTCTACCCTGAAATATATCGAAGACTCAACCACTTCTATTATGGCTAGGCCAAATACAGTTGAATATTTAACTTATGACGACTATACTTACATCAATGAAAATATATTTAAAAACACAAAATCCCACTACACAGTAAATGCTACTTTGAATTTTGAATATAGCAGAACTGGTAAAATCGCCTTGGTCTTTATGAGCCATGACGAGATGAAAGAGACTTTTGGTATCAGTCCCCAAGCAGGAACGGCTTATATAGGTGAAGAAGCCAAAAAAGTCGTTGAGATTTTAAGCAAATTGCAAAAATCCAGAGCTCAAGTTACAATAGATGATGGCATGGTTAGCTTTGGTGCAAAGGGCGGTCATTACTTGGAACTAAATGACATGGATATAGACTTCACTGCAAATTCCATTAAGTTTTTGAACCAAGAGTTTGAATTTATGGACATGCCAGTGGATACCAAAGAAAAAATGCTGATAACCAGTCCAGTCATTCAGACAATCGAAAATGGCAAAAATGAATCTCTCCTGCCCAACCAGCCAAAGGGAAAATATATGATTATTGTACCTGTCGAATATTCCAGAGACATAGATAAGATTATTAGACCTTGGCAAAATAGAAAAATGGCAGAGTTCTATAATAATATAGCGCCGAGGATTTCAATTAAAAATTTTGAAAAAGCTCCCGAAGAAATTTGGCAGGCAATAGACTATTTAAAATCAAAATACCCCAATGCCAACTTTGCTATTGACGATCCCAGGGCTAGCAATGAAGCTTGGATAGAATACAAAAAACAAACCATGTCCAAGTACCTGCTTATAAGCATCTTGCTCCTAGTCATAGTATCGGTTATCACATCTGGCATATTCTTGCTTCTCCACCAAGGCCGCAAGAAAGAAATTGCCATATCTCTGGCCTGCGGTTCCACCGTCAAAGATCAAATAAAAGAACTCCTCATGGAGATCTCGGCCCTTATTTTCTATGGCATGGTCGTTGGAGTCGCCGCTGCATATATGTACGGAGATATTGCTGAGAGGAGATTTTTTGAAAAATACAAGGCCTACAGGGGCTTAAATATAAAGACAAATGTAGAACCATTTTTAATTCTAATATTAGCAGCAGTAATTATTCTAATAATATCATCTGCCCTCTCAATTAGGGCAACACGCAAACTAAATCCAATAGAAATTTTGCAAAACGAATAG
- a CDS encoding adhesin domain containing protein, whose amino-acid sequence MNKNVNSPKDINEYKIVVPMSNEAVNKIKSNITKSILGVSIAGVMIAGAATQVKAETVENPTAIVQEAKEEVRTQYDQEIASILKSNSSTEDEEVAELKSATVNLADETSEESESASEEEAITEDKGDISLKDFIADDSLNKFFDFDKIEKEEEKLEISEENPAEVQKAEAGEQKEDKNLQKADDLNYANDEKNVGDYRQSDLQPGNVNQELLSSDEKQVKDGFKFEFENPSEDSPSKTEYGYQITIDKKTGQRTYTKITVTDGGRVPAPTGEKPMMGQGEKLTTESPDVTYQPTENSTMDSAGVQRNLNYVASEDTLKHINNKDNPSTSFGMKDDYTTENPRVKFFGDNFSLGYKVNPWPNENDSLKLMKLNGEYKEKVFVQGQDINTGIKVDNIDDNAKERLVGQVYNPNTGEVVPGASAYIGNDGNIHIKMPEGALKKDENGKTVINEDSIFNTPDYKALQNLDVKFFARPRTAEEFKNIAETPDDFGETGTYTGSGAGTGVVNHKGTDVTIDKQGIDRYDHYNLIGKFKLNLDDTRYYNQSFEDGNGDDTSKNTSSNIRPNEPFKVKMFTPKDPSKTDKSAEEMNAADDRGEANGRLIMDFINKANEGKSEDDKWKIEASPNNISEFSITAPESAKAGDFIAIPVEYTYTNGSKDIHWFHFVVQESDNNIPTYESEAGIADKKLTQKPDLSKTEKDLKKLQPKSYKLVKTEYKDDKGNTWKVSIDETTGVVTATVPDNENIPDDGAKLKVDVKVTYEEEVEINGQKETRTYTEKTQAEFYSIPENRQEVKKKFESELPYKTTFKYDDTILAGKVVEEGGVVGKQNLVFSQIVVGNKKGIVDENGKFVEGKEALTTEVVTQAVDKIIKIGTKPATTTVEIPFDTEYELDYTKKKGEKPIEITSGQKGEVTVKTTRNPETGEITVTQEVTKNATNRKLSIPAGTEGSHEYTEEKPFTYEVEFDPNFYTNFPDAKDNYKIVTEGKVGEKTTKWTIKNSEIVGEAEIIRDTVPTNAVIKVGQKDYTGTITHKESHEVPFEVEYKYSDELEAGQTKVEQKGEKGSYDVEYSQKIKNGEKDGEATSKKTNEIEAKKEIIVIGTKPLTKTVEKPFNTEYQYDENLDAGKTEEVTPGKNGKVTITTTYDKDQKKVVTSETEEAGQNRVVKIGGKTTGEVKVKSEIPFEVEIIEDDTMDAGTHKIEQEGENGEKETTIVIENSVEKSKTDKKTKEAKKKIIRVSTKPNDDMCPAPNPDKQNPDKQNPDTPNGGGDSENPDEDKPDKPDTPDTPGKPDEPGDTHEEPGTPGETPDQPGTPGEETPSDPGTPGSEEPGENIENPDTPDTIENPEVEEVVDETLDNPSETPEKTEEVSSDAKTLPKTGGSLNASLYGYLMGVLGSGFLGLGALKKKKDEEDEEN is encoded by the coding sequence ATGAATAAGAATGTAAATTCGCCAAAAGACATAAACGAATACAAAATCGTCGTCCCTATGTCCAATGAAGCAGTAAACAAAATTAAATCAAATATTACTAAGTCAATCTTAGGAGTCTCTATAGCTGGGGTCATGATTGCAGGTGCAGCCACACAAGTTAAGGCTGAAACTGTTGAAAACCCAACTGCTATAGTTCAAGAAGCAAAAGAAGAGGTAAGAACACAATATGATCAAGAAATTGCATCTATTTTAAAAAGCAATTCTTCTACTGAAGATGAAGAAGTCGCTGAATTAAAAAGTGCAACAGTGAACCTTGCAGACGAAACTTCAGAAGAATCTGAGTCTGCTAGCGAAGAAGAAGCTATAACTGAAGACAAGGGCGATATTAGCTTAAAAGATTTTATCGCAGATGATTCTTTAAATAAGTTTTTTGATTTTGATAAAATTGAAAAAGAAGAAGAAAAATTAGAAATCTCAGAAGAGAATCCTGCAGAAGTTCAAAAGGCCGAAGCAGGAGAGCAAAAAGAAGATAAAAATCTTCAAAAAGCAGATGACCTAAACTATGCTAATGATGAAAAAAATGTAGGAGATTATAGGCAATCCGACCTACAACCGGGAAATGTAAATCAGGAGCTTCTTAGTTCTGATGAAAAGCAGGTAAAAGATGGCTTTAAATTTGAATTTGAAAACCCATCTGAAGATTCGCCAAGTAAGACTGAATATGGTTATCAAATTACTATAGACAAGAAGACTGGTCAAAGAACCTATACTAAGATTACTGTTACAGACGGTGGACGTGTACCTGCACCAACAGGTGAAAAACCTATGATGGGCCAAGGAGAAAAACTTACTACTGAATCTCCTGATGTAACATACCAACCAACAGAGAATAGTACGATGGACAGTGCTGGAGTGCAAAGAAATTTAAACTACGTAGCTAGCGAAGATACCCTAAAGCACATTAATAACAAGGACAATCCTTCAACTTCCTTTGGTATGAAAGACGACTATACTACAGAAAATCCAAGAGTTAAGTTTTTTGGAGATAACTTCTCCTTAGGTTACAAGGTAAACCCATGGCCAAATGAAAATGATAGCCTTAAGCTAATGAAGTTAAACGGAGAGTACAAAGAAAAGGTATTTGTCCAAGGCCAAGATATCAACACTGGTATCAAGGTAGACAATATCGATGACAACGCCAAAGAAAGACTAGTAGGTCAAGTCTATAACCCTAATACTGGGGAAGTAGTCCCAGGAGCTAGCGCCTACATTGGAAATGATGGAAATATCCATATTAAGATGCCGGAAGGTGCCCTAAAAAAGGACGAAAACGGCAAGACTGTCATCAATGAAGATTCTATCTTCAATACACCTGATTACAAGGCTCTTCAAAACCTAGATGTTAAATTTTTTGCTCGTCCGAGAACAGCTGAAGAATTTAAAAATATAGCAGAAACACCAGATGATTTTGGTGAAACAGGAACATACACAGGCTCAGGGGCAGGTACTGGTGTCGTTAACCACAAGGGAACTGATGTCACTATAGACAAGCAAGGCATAGACCGCTACGACCACTACAACCTTATTGGTAAATTTAAGCTAAACCTTGACGATACAAGATACTACAACCAATCCTTTGAAGATGGCAATGGTGATGACACATCGAAAAACACATCGTCAAATATAAGACCAAACGAGCCTTTTAAAGTTAAGATGTTTACTCCTAAAGATCCTAGCAAAACAGATAAGTCTGCAGAAGAGATGAATGCGGCAGATGACAGAGGAGAAGCCAATGGTAGACTTATCATGGACTTCATCAACAAAGCAAATGAAGGCAAGAGTGAAGATGATAAGTGGAAGATAGAAGCATCGCCTAATAATATATCAGAGTTTTCAATTACTGCTCCAGAATCTGCAAAGGCGGGAGATTTTATAGCTATCCCTGTTGAGTACACCTACACAAACGGCTCAAAGGACATCCACTGGTTCCACTTTGTAGTCCAAGAATCTGACAATAATATACCAACTTATGAATCAGAAGCTGGTATAGCTGACAAAAAACTTACTCAAAAACCAGATCTTTCTAAAACTGAGAAAGACCTAAAGAAACTCCAGCCAAAATCTTATAAGCTTGTAAAAACAGAATACAAGGATGACAAGGGTAATACTTGGAAAGTAAGCATTGATGAAACAACAGGTGTAGTTACAGCTACAGTTCCAGATAATGAAAATATTCCTGATGATGGGGCAAAGCTTAAGGTAGATGTAAAAGTAACTTATGAAGAAGAAGTTGAAATTAATGGCCAAAAGGAAACTAGGACTTATACAGAAAAAACACAAGCTGAATTTTATTCTATTCCTGAAAACAGACAAGAAGTAAAGAAGAAATTTGAATCAGAACTTCCTTATAAGACGACTTTCAAATATGACGATACAATTCTGGCAGGAAAAGTTGTAGAAGAAGGCGGAGTTGTGGGTAAACAAAACTTAGTATTCTCACAAATCGTTGTAGGTAACAAAAAAGGTATCGTAGACGAAAATGGAAAATTTGTAGAGGGCAAAGAAGCTTTAACAACTGAAGTAGTAACACAAGCAGTTGACAAGATTATTAAGATTGGAACAAAACCAGCTACAACTACAGTAGAAATTCCATTTGACACAGAATATGAACTTGATTACACAAAGAAAAAAGGTGAAAAACCAATAGAAATCACATCAGGTCAAAAGGGTGAAGTTACAGTTAAGACAACTAGAAACCCAGAAACTGGTGAGATTACAGTTACTCAAGAAGTAACTAAAAATGCAACAAATAGAAAGCTAAGTATTCCAGCAGGAACAGAAGGCAGTCACGAATACACGGAAGAAAAACCATTCACTTACGAAGTGGAGTTTGATCCAAACTTCTATACAAACTTTCCGGATGCAAAAGATAACTACAAGATAGTAACCGAAGGAAAAGTTGGAGAAAAAACAACTAAGTGGACTATTAAAAACTCTGAAATTGTTGGTGAAGCTGAAATAATAAGAGATACAGTTCCAACAAATGCAGTTATCAAAGTAGGACAAAAGGACTACACAGGTACAATAACACACAAGGAATCTCATGAAGTACCATTTGAAGTTGAATACAAATACTCAGATGAACTTGAAGCTGGTCAAACAAAGGTTGAACAAAAAGGCGAAAAGGGTTCATACGATGTAGAATATTCACAAAAAATTAAAAATGGTGAAAAAGATGGGGAGGCTACTTCTAAAAAGACAAATGAAATAGAAGCTAAGAAAGAAATCATTGTAATAGGTACAAAACCTCTTACAAAGACAGTAGAAAAACCATTTAACACAGAATATCAATACGATGAAAATCTTGATGCTGGAAAGACTGAAGAAGTAACTCCAGGTAAAAATGGTAAAGTTACAATCACAACAACTTATGACAAGGACCAAAAGAAAGTTGTAACTTCTGAAACTGAAGAAGCAGGCCAAAATAGAGTTGTTAAAATCGGTGGAAAGACCACTGGCGAAGTGAAAGTTAAATCTGAAATCCCATTTGAAGTAGAAATTATCGAAGACGATACTATGGACGCAGGTACTCATAAGATTGAACAAGAAGGCGAAAATGGTGAAAAAGAAACTACAATAGTAATTGAAAACAGTGTAGAAAAATCTAAAACTGATAAGAAAACAAAAGAGGCGAAAAAGAAAATTATCAGAGTCAGCACAAAACCAAATGATGATATGTGCCCAGCTCCAAATCCAGACAAGCAAAATCCAGACAAGCAAAATCCAGATACACCAAACGGTGGTGGAGATTCAGAAAATCCTGACGAAGATAAACCAGATAAACCAGATACACCGGACACACCGGGTAAACCAGATGAACCAGGCGACACACATGAAGAGCCAGGTACACCAGGAGAAACCCCAGATCAGCCAGGCACACCAGGCGAAGAAACTCCATCTGATCCAGGCACACCGGGAAGTGAAGAACCAGGAGAAAATATTGAAAATCCTGATACTCCTGATACAATAGAAAATCCAGAAGTAGAAGAAGTAGTAGATGAAACTCTTGACAATCCTAGCGAAACTCCTGAAAAAACAGAAGAAGTTTCATCAGATGCTAAGACATTGCCAAAGACGGGTGGCAGCCTTAATGCGTCTTTATATGGATATTTAATGGGCGTTTTAGGTTCAGGTTTCTTGGGACTAGGAGCTCTGAAAAAGAAAAAAGATGAAGAAGACGAAGAAAACTAA
- a CDS encoding formate--tetrahydrofolate ligase — MKTDVQIAQEAKMKNITEIASGLGIDQADLIQYGHYKAKIEPHVYENLKDKKDGKLILVTAINPTPAGEGKTTVNIGLSMGLNKIGKKAISALREPSLGPSFGVKGGAAGGGYAQVVPMEDINLHFTGDFHAITSANNLISALLDNHIHQGNEQQIDERRITWKRVVDMNDRALRNIVVGLGGVSNGYPRQDGFDITVASEIMAILCLSTSLEDFKARVSKVVIGYRRDKSPVFLKDIGGEGAVTLLMKDAILPNLVQTLENTPAMLHGGPFANIAHGCNSILATKYSLKLADYTVTEAGFGADLGAEKFFDIKCVYGDLHPDAVVIVATIRALKHHGGAKKEEYGLENLEALEKGFANLEKHIENVKKFGVPSVVAINRFPTDTENEIKLLTELTEKSGSKCILTEVFAKGGDGAIDLAKEVVRICDEEESHFKPLYSLDMSIKEKIETVAKEIYGAGSVNFTKAALNSIKQIEANGMDKVPVCMAKTQYSLSDDQTLLGRPEGFEITIREVRISNGAGFVVALTGDIMTMPGLPKVPAANNIDILPNGQIVGLF; from the coding sequence TTGAAAACAGACGTACAAATTGCTCAAGAAGCAAAAATGAAAAACATTACAGAAATTGCTAGTGGATTGGGAATTGATCAAGCAGATTTAATCCAATACGGTCACTACAAGGCAAAAATTGAACCACATGTATATGAAAACTTAAAAGATAAAAAAGATGGTAAGCTAATCCTAGTTACAGCTATCAACCCAACACCAGCTGGTGAAGGTAAGACAACTGTAAACATCGGTTTGTCAATGGGACTAAACAAAATTGGCAAAAAAGCAATCTCAGCTCTTAGAGAACCATCACTTGGACCAAGCTTTGGTGTTAAGGGCGGTGCAGCTGGCGGCGGATACGCACAAGTTGTTCCAATGGAAGACATCAACCTTCACTTCACAGGAGACTTCCACGCAATAACATCAGCCAACAACCTAATCTCAGCACTTTTGGATAACCACATCCACCAAGGCAACGAACAACAAATCGACGAAAGAAGAATCACATGGAAGAGAGTTGTCGACATGAACGATAGAGCTCTTAGAAATATTGTTGTAGGTTTAGGCGGAGTATCAAACGGCTACCCAAGACAAGACGGATTTGATATCACAGTTGCCAGTGAAATTATGGCTATCTTATGTCTATCAACAAGCCTTGAAGACTTCAAAGCAAGAGTATCAAAAGTTGTTATTGGATACAGAAGAGACAAGAGTCCAGTATTCTTAAAAGACATTGGTGGTGAAGGTGCAGTAACACTTCTAATGAAGGATGCTATCCTACCAAACCTTGTACAAACTCTAGAAAATACACCAGCTATGTTACATGGTGGACCATTTGCAAACATTGCTCACGGATGTAACTCAATCCTAGCAACAAAATACTCATTAAAACTTGCTGATTACACAGTAACAGAAGCAGGATTCGGTGCAGACCTCGGAGCTGAAAAATTCTTTGACATCAAGTGCGTATACGGTGACCTACATCCAGACGCAGTTGTAATCGTTGCTACAATCCGTGCTCTAAAACACCACGGTGGAGCTAAAAAAGAAGAATACGGTCTAGAAAATCTAGAAGCTCTAGAAAAAGGATTTGCTAACCTAGAAAAACACATCGAAAACGTTAAGAAATTCGGTGTACCTTCAGTAGTTGCTATCAATAGATTCCCAACAGATACAGAAAACGAAATCAAACTCCTAACAGAATTAACTGAAAAATCTGGCTCAAAATGCATCTTGACAGAAGTATTTGCTAAGGGTGGCGACGGAGCTATTGATCTAGCTAAAGAAGTTGTTAGAATTTGTGACGAAGAAGAAAGCCACTTCAAACCACTATACAGCTTAGACATGTCCATCAAAGAAAAGATTGAAACAGTTGCCAAGGAAATTTACGGCGCAGGCTCAGTCAACTTCACAAAGGCTGCATTAAATTCAATCAAACAAATCGAAGCAAACGGCATGGACAAAGTTCCAGTATGTATGGCAAAGACTCAATATTCCTTGTCTGATGACCAAACTCTACTTGGCAGACCAGAGGGATTTGAAATAACAATTAGAGAAGTTAGAATCTCTAACGGTGCAGGATTCGTTGTAGCCTTAACAGGTGATATTATGACAATGCCTGGACTACCAAAGGTTCCTGCAGCAAACAATATCGACATTTTACCAAACGGACAAATCGTCGGATTATTCTAA
- a CDS encoding ABC transporter ATP-binding protein: MIKIRNLCKTYTDSIVETQALKGIDLDIDEGEFVAIIGKSGCGKSTLLNIMGGMDQATSGEYYFDDVDVRKLKDTDLAKFRNKTIGFVFQAFNLINEINLIENVAVPLGYRGVSKRERDVVAEDMLEIVGLKKEKRKKPTELSGGQKQRVAFARAIANEPRVILADEPTGNLDQKNSREIVDLLHQAHKNGTTIVMVTHDMDLAKEADRIIEMEDGKIIS, translated from the coding sequence ATGATTAAAATCAGAAATCTATGCAAAACATACACAGATTCAATAGTTGAAACCCAAGCCTTAAAGGGAATCGACCTGGACATTGATGAAGGCGAATTCGTTGCCATAATCGGCAAGAGCGGCTGTGGCAAGTCTACACTCTTAAACATTATGGGCGGCATGGACCAAGCCACCAGCGGAGAATATTATTTCGATGATGTTGATGTCAGAAAATTAAAGGATACGGACCTGGCCAAATTTAGAAATAAAACAATTGGCTTTGTCTTCCAAGCCTTTAACCTAATAAACGAAATCAATCTCATAGAAAATGTTGCCGTTCCGCTGGGCTATAGGGGCGTTAGCAAGAGAGAAAGAGATGTAGTTGCCGAGGACATGCTTGAAATCGTTGGCCTCAAAAAAGAAAAGAGAAAAAAGCCCACAGAATTATCCGGCGGACAAAAACAAAGGGTCGCCTTTGCTCGGGCAATAGCCAATGAACCACGAGTAATTTTGGCAGACGAACCCACAGGAAATCTGGACCAAAAAAACTCACGTGAAATCGTCGACCTCCTCCACCAAGCCCACAAAAATGGAACTACCATCGTAATGGTAACCCATGACATGGACCTGGCCAAGGAAGCCGACAGAATTATTGAAATGGAAGATGGCAAAATCATTTCATAA